A genomic stretch from Arthrobacter sp. KBS0702 includes:
- a CDS encoding molybdopterin oxidoreductase family protein, with protein sequence MTDGAATHCPYCALQCAMTLTAPARAAAPLEAAPLEVAGRDFPTNRGGLCRKGWTSASLLEHPGRVTEPLLRGADGVHRPVSWDEALERIVTAVKATRARYGPDAVGVFGGGGLTNEKAYQLGKFARLALGTSRIDYNGRFCMSSAAAAGMRAFGLDRGLPFPLADLDAASTILLLGSNVAETMPPFVQHLQGARDAGGLIVVDPRRSATAAFTADGGGLHLQPLPGTDLALLLGLAHVVIHEGLADSGYIAERTTGYAALARSAAGYWPERVQTLTGVPAGLIRDTARRLADGARRGGSYILTGRGVEQHVDGTDTATAAINLALLLGLPGSARSGYGTLTGQGNGQGGREHGQKADQLPGYRKITDPAARAHVASVWGVPESSIPGPGLPAVELLRSLGQPDGVRCLFVHGANVAVSAPDANAVIAGLRSLDFLVVCDFFVSETAAEADLILPVTQWAEEEGTLTNLEGRVLRRRRAIAPPPGVRSELWIMARLARLLDAPSTFSEDPETVFEELRRASAGGLADYSGIDYALLDRGEEAYWPYPAGSTGTPRLFRDSFAHPDGRAVFTPVTPRGRTFAAVPEAAGTPMTLVTGRLLEHYQSGTQTRRVAALSAARPEARLQLHPASAAAQGIAEGDVVAVANGRGEVLCRAELSAAIRPETVFLPFHFPGLESANRLTEAATDPLSGMPEFKTSKVWVRPASAGARAEVLQMESAP encoded by the coding sequence ATGACCGACGGCGCCGCCACGCACTGCCCCTACTGCGCGCTCCAGTGCGCCATGACGCTGACCGCTCCGGCAAGGGCTGCCGCTCCGCTGGAAGCGGCCCCGTTGGAGGTGGCCGGCCGCGACTTCCCCACCAACCGCGGCGGGCTGTGCCGCAAGGGCTGGACCTCGGCGTCGTTGCTGGAGCACCCGGGGCGCGTCACCGAGCCGCTGCTCAGGGGCGCCGACGGCGTGCACCGCCCGGTTAGCTGGGACGAGGCCCTGGAACGCATCGTCACCGCGGTGAAGGCCACCCGCGCCCGCTACGGCCCGGACGCCGTCGGCGTGTTCGGCGGCGGCGGGCTCACCAACGAGAAGGCCTACCAGCTGGGCAAATTCGCCCGGCTGGCCCTCGGCACCTCACGGATCGACTACAACGGCCGGTTCTGCATGTCCTCCGCCGCCGCGGCCGGCATGCGCGCCTTCGGCTTGGACCGCGGCCTCCCCTTCCCGCTCGCGGACCTCGACGCCGCCAGCACCATCCTGCTGCTGGGGTCCAACGTGGCCGAGACCATGCCGCCGTTTGTCCAGCACCTGCAGGGCGCACGCGACGCCGGCGGCCTGATCGTCGTCGACCCCCGCCGCTCCGCCACCGCGGCGTTCACCGCCGACGGCGGCGGCCTGCACCTGCAGCCACTGCCCGGCACCGACCTGGCCCTGCTGCTGGGCCTGGCGCACGTGGTCATCCACGAAGGGCTGGCGGACAGCGGCTACATCGCGGAGCGCACCACCGGCTACGCGGCGCTGGCCCGCAGCGCCGCCGGCTACTGGCCCGAGCGGGTGCAGACCCTCACCGGCGTCCCGGCCGGGCTGATCCGTGACACCGCCCGCCGGCTGGCCGACGGTGCCCGCCGGGGCGGCAGCTACATCCTGACCGGCCGCGGCGTCGAACAGCATGTGGACGGCACGGACACCGCCACCGCCGCCATCAACCTCGCCCTGCTGCTGGGCCTGCCGGGCTCGGCACGCAGCGGCTACGGCACCCTCACCGGCCAGGGCAACGGTCAGGGCGGCCGCGAACACGGCCAGAAGGCGGACCAGCTCCCCGGCTACCGCAAGATCACCGACCCCGCCGCCCGCGCCCACGTCGCATCCGTCTGGGGCGTGCCGGAGTCCTCGATCCCCGGCCCCGGCCTCCCCGCCGTCGAACTGCTCAGGTCGCTGGGACAGCCCGACGGCGTCCGCTGCCTGTTCGTGCACGGCGCCAACGTGGCGGTCTCCGCACCGGACGCGAACGCCGTGATCGCCGGGCTGCGCAGCCTGGACTTCCTGGTGGTCTGCGACTTCTTCGTATCCGAGACGGCGGCCGAGGCGGACCTGATCCTGCCGGTCACCCAGTGGGCCGAGGAAGAAGGCACGCTGACCAACCTCGAAGGCCGGGTGCTCCGCCGGCGCCGGGCCATCGCTCCCCCGCCCGGGGTGCGCAGCGAACTGTGGATCATGGCCCGGCTGGCCAGGCTGCTGGATGCGCCGTCGACCTTCAGCGAAGATCCGGAGACGGTGTTCGAGGAACTCCGCCGCGCCTCCGCCGGCGGGCTCGCCGACTACTCGGGAATCGACTACGCCCTGCTGGACCGCGGCGAGGAAGCCTACTGGCCCTACCCGGCCGGCAGCACCGGGACGCCGCGGCTGTTCCGGGACTCCTTTGCCCATCCGGACGGCCGGGCGGTGTTCACCCCGGTGACGCCCCGCGGCCGGACATTTGCCGCGGTTCCGGAGGCCGCGGGCACGCCGATGACCCTGGTCACCGGGCGCCTGCTGGAGCACTACCAGTCCGGTACCCAGACCCGCCGGGTGGCCGCCCTTTCCGCGGCACGCCCCGAGGCCCGGCTGCAGCTGCACCCGGCGTCCGCCGCGGCGCAGGGCATCGCCGAGGGCGACGTCGTCGCCGTCGCGAACGGGCGCGGCGAGGTCCTCTGCCGGGCCGAGCTCAGCGCGGCGATCCGGCCGGAGACCGTGTTCCTGCCGTTCCACTTCCCCGGGCTGGAGAGCGCCAACCGGCTCACCGAGGCGGCCACGGACCCGCTCTCCGGGATGCCCGAGTTCAAGACCAGCAAGGTGTGGGTAAGGCCGGCTTCGGCCGGCGCCCGCGCGGAGGTACTGCAGATGGAGAGTGCGCCATGA
- a CDS encoding MFS transporter yields the protein MEYRPGRWIANWDAENKEQWESLGRGIARRNLNWSIFAEFLGFVVWQLWSIVVVQLPSAGFRFSTNEIFWLISMPSLVGATLRIPYTFMVPRFGGRNWTIVSALLLLVPSTGLALCVGNPGTPFGVMLLVAALAGFGGGNFASSMANITFFYPAREKGWALGLNAAGGNLGAAVAQLAVPIAVTLLAAGAVNLPVAGLMWIPLILLAAFGAWKYMDNLTSAKGDVAGSLAAVKEPHLWVMALLYIGTFGSFIGFAGVFPKLIKDYFPAFSSIGVGTVALSLAFLGPLVGSLARPFGGRMADLLGGARMTVTAFAAMAVITLTMVWTLPLGNFWLFLTLFLALFTASGFGNGATYRMIPVIFALHSRAARSGASTVATQRLASSALGLISAIGAYGGFVIPQVLNASNTASGSYTPAFYGFVAAYLVMLAVCWACYLRPATRHGKGHV from the coding sequence TTGGAATACCGCCCGGGCCGCTGGATCGCCAACTGGGACGCCGAGAACAAGGAACAGTGGGAGTCCCTGGGCCGCGGCATCGCCCGCCGGAACCTGAACTGGTCCATCTTCGCGGAGTTCCTGGGCTTTGTGGTCTGGCAGCTCTGGTCGATTGTGGTGGTCCAGCTCCCCTCGGCCGGCTTCCGCTTCTCCACGAACGAGATCTTCTGGCTGATCTCGATGCCCAGCCTGGTCGGCGCGACGCTCCGGATCCCCTACACCTTTATGGTCCCGCGCTTCGGCGGCCGGAACTGGACCATCGTCTCGGCCCTGCTGCTGCTGGTCCCCTCGACCGGGCTGGCCCTGTGCGTGGGGAACCCCGGCACCCCGTTCGGCGTCATGCTGCTCGTGGCCGCCCTGGCCGGCTTCGGCGGCGGCAACTTCGCCAGCTCGATGGCCAACATCACCTTCTTCTACCCGGCCCGCGAAAAGGGCTGGGCGCTGGGACTGAACGCCGCCGGCGGGAACCTCGGCGCCGCCGTCGCCCAGCTCGCCGTCCCGATCGCCGTCACGCTGCTCGCCGCGGGTGCCGTTAACCTGCCCGTGGCCGGCCTGATGTGGATCCCCCTGATCCTGCTGGCCGCATTCGGTGCTTGGAAGTACATGGACAACCTCACCAGCGCCAAGGGCGACGTCGCCGGCTCGCTCGCCGCCGTCAAGGAACCCCATCTGTGGGTCATGGCGCTGCTCTACATCGGCACCTTCGGCTCCTTCATCGGCTTCGCCGGCGTGTTCCCGAAGCTGATCAAGGACTACTTCCCGGCGTTCTCCTCGATCGGCGTCGGCACCGTGGCGTTGTCGCTGGCGTTCCTGGGCCCGCTGGTCGGCTCGCTGGCCCGGCCCTTCGGCGGCAGGATGGCGGACCTGCTCGGCGGGGCGCGGATGACCGTCACCGCGTTCGCCGCAATGGCCGTGATCACCCTGACCATGGTCTGGACGCTGCCACTGGGGAACTTCTGGCTCTTCCTCACCCTCTTCCTGGCGCTGTTCACGGCCAGCGGCTTCGGCAACGGGGCCACCTACCGGATGATCCCGGTGATCTTCGCCCTGCACAGCCGCGCGGCCCGTTCCGGTGCCAGCACCGTGGCCACCCAGCGTCTGGCGTCCTCCGCGCTGGGCCTGATTTCCGCGATCGGTGCCTACGGCGGCTTCGTCATCCCGCAGGTCCTCAACGCCTCCAACACCGCCAGCGGCTCCTACACCCCGGCCTTCTACGGTTTCGTCGCCGCCTACCTCGTGATGCTGGCCGTCTGCTGGGCCTGCTACCTGCGCCCCGCCACCCGCCACGGAAAAGGACACGTCTAA
- a CDS encoding thioredoxin family protein: MKIELLHIADCPNTVRALERVEAALAALGRDDVAVHLRLIESAADTAGTGFAGSPTITADGADLFPGGAPSVELACRIYPTPGGHAGAPTVEQVIEALKSRGLTPSQRRR; encoded by the coding sequence ATGAAAATTGAACTGCTCCACATCGCTGACTGCCCCAACACGGTGCGTGCGCTCGAAAGGGTCGAAGCGGCCCTGGCCGCCCTGGGGCGTGACGACGTCGCGGTCCATTTGCGGCTGATCGAGTCTGCGGCAGACACCGCCGGAACCGGATTCGCCGGTTCGCCCACGATCACGGCAGACGGCGCCGATCTCTTCCCCGGCGGGGCGCCCAGCGTCGAACTCGCCTGCCGGATCTACCCCACGCCCGGCGGCCACGCGGGCGCGCCCACCGTCGAGCAGGTCATCGAAGCGCTGAAGAGCCGCGGCCTCACGCCGTCACAAAGGCGCCGATAG
- a CDS encoding cation diffusion facilitator family transporter — MTTTRQSAPTAARRAALSRRIRLFAAATISYNIVEAVVALWAGNVADSSALIGFGLDSVIEVASAVALSWQFSAKDPERREHLTLRIISISFFALALFVSVDSVRSLTGGGEAQHSTPGIVLAALSLAVMPVLSWLQRRAGRELGSRTAVADSKQTLLCTYLSAVLLLGLVLNSTLGWWWADAGAALVIAGIAVREGINAWKGDVCCAVPHAAVPHPVVGEDDGDTSGGADGGATGCSEGCGCGPGPEVITLSIPPRHG, encoded by the coding sequence ATGACCACGACAAGGCAGTCCGCCCCTACCGCCGCCCGCCGCGCCGCGCTGAGCCGGCGCATCCGGCTGTTCGCGGCCGCGACCATCAGTTACAACATCGTTGAGGCCGTCGTCGCGCTCTGGGCCGGCAACGTCGCGGACTCCTCCGCCCTCATCGGCTTTGGACTTGATTCGGTGATCGAGGTCGCCTCCGCGGTCGCCCTGTCTTGGCAGTTTTCCGCGAAAGACCCGGAACGGCGCGAGCACCTGACCCTGCGGATCATCTCGATCTCCTTCTTTGCCCTGGCACTGTTCGTCTCCGTGGACTCCGTCCGCTCGCTGACCGGAGGCGGCGAGGCGCAGCATTCCACCCCGGGAATCGTCCTCGCTGCCCTGAGCCTGGCTGTCATGCCGGTCCTGTCGTGGCTGCAACGCCGGGCCGGCCGGGAACTCGGCTCCAGGACCGCGGTGGCCGATTCCAAACAGACGCTGCTGTGCACCTACCTCTCCGCGGTCCTGCTGCTCGGTCTCGTCCTGAACAGCACGCTGGGATGGTGGTGGGCTGACGCCGGCGCGGCACTGGTCATCGCCGGGATCGCCGTCCGCGAAGGCATCAACGCCTGGAAGGGCGACGTCTGCTGCGCCGTCCCCCATGCCGCAGTTCCCCACCCCGTCGTAGGCGAAGACGACGGCGACACCTCAGGCGGCGCCGACGGCGGTGCTACGGGCTGCAGCGAGGGTTGCGGATGCGGTCCCGGACCGGAAGTTATCACCCTCTCCATACCGCCACGGCACGGCTGA
- a CDS encoding helix-turn-helix transcriptional regulator: MDTLTHAPVLARFGYAVSDPTRARILLALAEAAAYPSELADSLGVSRQSMSNHLTCLRGCGLVVAAPDGRRTRYELADDRLGDALRDLLGVVLAVDPACCAPDGTCLA; encoded by the coding sequence ATGGATACCCTGACACATGCCCCGGTGTTGGCCCGGTTCGGCTACGCGGTCTCCGACCCCACCCGGGCGCGGATTCTGCTGGCTTTGGCGGAGGCGGCCGCGTACCCCTCGGAGCTCGCTGATTCCCTGGGGGTCTCCCGGCAGAGCATGTCCAACCATCTGACGTGCCTTCGTGGCTGCGGCCTGGTGGTGGCCGCCCCGGACGGCCGGCGGACGCGGTATGAGCTGGCCGACGACCGGCTGGGCGACGCGCTCAGGGACCTGCTCGGCGTCGTTCTGGCCGTTGACCCGGCCTGCTGCGCCCCTGACGGGACGTGCCTGGCATGA
- a CDS encoding MFS transporter, with translation MSSTATSAEQGSAQQVNSRGRVIVASLIGTTVEFYDFYVYATAAVLVFPKLFFPGQNETTQLLSSFAVFGVAFIARPLGSIVFGHFGDKFGRKGTLVASLLTMGIATFLIGCLPTALVPGWEFWAPALLVVMRFAQGLALGGEWSGAALLATENAPANKRAIYGTFPQLGAPIGFIIANVLFLVFSYTLAPQAFAEWGWRVPFLVSAVMVIIGLYVRLKLIETPAFTKVLESNEVAKLPLGRVFKTSWRPLILGTFIMLATYVLFYLMTTFTLTYGTKPTLAGAQAAAEKAGKPMSEAAAAAFVPGLGYTRNDFLWMLIAGVVFFGIFTLVSGPLAEKYGRRKMLIAVTAGIFVFGLLFVPLFSAGFAGTMGLLIIGFSLMGLTFGPMGALLPELFPTNVRYTGSAISYNVSSILGAAVAPFIAVWLWEMAKGSPVLVGVYLTSMAVLTLIALFVSKETRDLDYENNVA, from the coding sequence ATGTCATCCACTGCCACTTCAGCGGAGCAAGGGTCTGCCCAGCAGGTGAACTCGCGCGGCCGCGTGATCGTCGCCAGCCTGATCGGCACCACCGTTGAGTTCTACGACTTCTATGTCTACGCCACGGCCGCCGTCCTCGTCTTCCCGAAGCTCTTCTTCCCGGGCCAGAACGAGACCACCCAGCTGCTGAGCTCCTTCGCTGTCTTCGGCGTCGCGTTTATCGCCCGCCCGCTCGGCTCGATCGTCTTCGGCCACTTCGGTGACAAGTTCGGCCGCAAGGGCACCCTCGTGGCGTCGCTGCTGACCATGGGTATCGCCACCTTCCTGATCGGCTGCCTCCCCACCGCCCTGGTCCCGGGCTGGGAGTTCTGGGCGCCGGCCCTGCTCGTCGTCATGCGCTTCGCCCAGGGTCTGGCCCTCGGCGGCGAGTGGAGCGGCGCGGCCCTGCTGGCCACCGAGAACGCGCCTGCCAACAAGCGCGCCATCTATGGCACGTTCCCGCAGCTGGGCGCCCCCATCGGCTTCATCATCGCCAACGTGCTGTTCCTGGTCTTCAGCTACACGCTGGCTCCCCAGGCCTTCGCCGAGTGGGGCTGGCGCGTGCCGTTCCTGGTCAGCGCCGTGATGGTCATCATCGGTCTCTACGTCCGGCTCAAGCTGATCGAAACCCCCGCCTTCACCAAGGTCCTGGAGTCCAACGAGGTTGCCAAGCTGCCGCTGGGCCGCGTCTTCAAGACCAGCTGGCGCCCGCTGATCCTGGGCACCTTCATCATGCTGGCCACCTACGTGCTGTTCTACCTGATGACCACGTTCACGCTGACCTACGGCACCAAGCCGACGCTGGCCGGCGCGCAGGCCGCCGCCGAGAAGGCCGGCAAGCCGATGAGCGAAGCCGCAGCCGCCGCGTTTGTCCCGGGCCTGGGCTACACCCGCAACGACTTCCTCTGGATGCTGATTGCCGGCGTCGTGTTCTTCGGCATCTTCACCCTGGTCTCCGGCCCGCTGGCCGAGAAGTACGGCCGCCGCAAGATGCTGATCGCGGTCACCGCCGGCATCTTCGTCTTCGGCCTGCTTTTCGTCCCGCTCTTCAGCGCCGGCTTCGCAGGCACCATGGGCCTGCTGATCATCGGCTTCTCGCTGATGGGCCTGACCTTCGGTCCGATGGGTGCGCTGCTGCCCGAGCTGTTCCCGACCAACGTCCGGTACACCGGGTCGGCCATCAGCTACAACGTCTCGTCGATCCTGGGCGCGGCCGTGGCACCGTTCATCGCCGTCTGGCTCTGGGAAATGGCGAAGGGCAGCCCGGTGCTGGTGGGCGTGTACCTCACGTCCATGGCAGTGCTAACGCTGATCGCCCTGTTCGTGAGCAAGGAAACCCGCGACCTGGATTACGAGAACAACGTCGCCTGA
- a CDS encoding glutamine amidotransferase: MKPFLLLASRAEDAAADDEYLAYLRYTGLAEAQLHRIRMEAAPLPQLELSEYSGVIVGGSPFTSSDPAEHKSEVQHRVERELFALLDRIVAEDFPFLGACYGVGTLGLHQGAVIDRTYGEGLGGVTVSMTNAGQQDPLLRGLPERFTAFVGHKEACTVLPGGAVLLASSETCPVQMFRIRTNLYATQFHPELDVEGLTTRIDIYRHAGYFPPDSAEELMAQARQHNVTEPMAILRNFVERYAR; the protein is encoded by the coding sequence GTGAAGCCCTTCCTGCTGCTCGCCTCCCGCGCCGAGGACGCCGCCGCCGACGACGAATACCTCGCCTACCTGCGCTACACCGGGCTGGCCGAGGCCCAGCTGCACCGGATCAGGATGGAGGCCGCGCCGCTGCCCCAGCTGGAGCTCAGCGAGTACTCCGGCGTGATCGTGGGCGGCAGCCCCTTCACTTCCAGCGACCCTGCAGAGCACAAGAGCGAGGTCCAGCACCGGGTGGAGCGCGAGCTGTTCGCCTTGCTGGACCGGATCGTGGCCGAGGACTTCCCGTTCCTGGGCGCCTGCTACGGCGTCGGCACGCTGGGCCTGCACCAGGGCGCCGTGATCGACCGGACCTACGGCGAAGGGCTCGGCGGCGTCACCGTCAGCATGACCAACGCCGGGCAGCAGGACCCGCTCCTGCGCGGGCTGCCGGAACGGTTCACGGCGTTTGTGGGCCACAAGGAGGCGTGCACCGTGTTGCCCGGCGGCGCGGTGCTGCTGGCCAGCTCCGAGACCTGCCCGGTGCAGATGTTCCGGATCCGTACCAACCTCTACGCCACCCAGTTCCACCCGGAGCTCGACGTCGAGGGCCTGACGACCCGGATCGACATCTACCGCCATGCCGGGTACTTCCCGCCCGACTCGGCCGAGGAGCTGATGGCCCAGGCCCGCCAGCACAACGTCACCGAGCCGATGGCCATCCTGCGCAACTTCGTGGAGCGCTACGCGCGGTAA